A genomic stretch from Deinococcus radiotolerans includes:
- the uvsE gene encoding UV DNA damage repair endonuclease UvsE: MRTPAYGLVCLTTGPEIRFRTITLTRYRALTPDQRAEKLLELYADNVARVRRAADYCAARGIRLYRLSSSLFPMLDLEGDDTGALVLTHLAPQLREAGHAFQDHGIRVLMHPEQFIVLNSDSPDVRARSLNAILSHAQVMDALHLQRSTWNLLLLHGGKGGRAQELQAIIPDLPDSVRLRLGLENDERAYSPRDLLPVCEATGTPLIFDAHHHVVHDRLPDQEDPSVRQWVLAARRTWTPPEWQVVHLSNGLDGPQDRRHSWLIDQVPSAYHDVPWIEVEAKGKEEALAGLGACTPTLTG; this comes from the coding sequence GTGAGGACGCCCGCCTACGGCCTCGTGTGCCTGACCACCGGACCCGAGATCCGCTTCCGCACCATTACCCTCACCCGCTACCGCGCCCTGACCCCAGACCAGCGCGCCGAGAAACTCCTCGAACTCTACGCGGACAACGTCGCTCGCGTGCGCCGCGCCGCCGACTACTGCGCCGCGCGCGGCATCCGCCTCTACCGGCTCAGCTCCAGCCTCTTTCCCATGCTCGACCTTGAAGGCGACGACACCGGCGCGCTGGTCCTCACGCACCTCGCCCCGCAACTGCGTGAGGCCGGGCACGCCTTCCAGGACCACGGCATCCGCGTGCTGATGCACCCCGAACAGTTCATCGTGCTGAACAGCGACTCCCCTGACGTACGCGCCCGCAGCCTGAACGCCATCCTGAGCCACGCGCAGGTCATGGACGCCCTGCACCTACAGCGCAGCACCTGGAACCTCCTTCTCCTGCACGGCGGCAAGGGCGGCCGCGCCCAGGAACTCCAAGCCATCATCCCCGACCTGCCCGACAGCGTCCGCCTGCGCCTGGGCCTGGAAAACGACGAGCGCGCCTACAGCCCCCGCGACCTGCTGCCCGTCTGCGAGGCCACCGGCACCCCACTGATCTTCGACGCGCACCACCACGTCGTGCACGACCGCCTGCCCGACCAGGAGGACCCCAGCGTGCGCCAGTGGGTCCTCGCCGCCCGCCGTACCTGGACCCCCCCGGAGTGGCAGGTCGTTCACCTCAGCAACGGCCTGGACGGCCCGCAGGACCGCCGCCACAGCTGGCTGATCGACCAGGTGCCCAGCGCCTACCACGACGTCCCGTGGATCGAAGTGGAAGCCAAGGGTAAGGAAGAAGCCCTGGCCGGCCTGGGCGCCTGCACGCCTACACTGACCGGGTGA
- the crtI gene encoding phytoene desaturase family protein, translated as MTPDSTPLPSAARRKTALIVGAGIGGLSLGIRLQSLGFDTTIVERLDQPGGRAYQKRTPDGYVFDMGPTVITVPHFIEELFALERDKGMLGEADYPAQVLAPDARVREGESGGERTRDYVKLVPILPFYRIYFDDGTFFDYDGDPQSTRRQIADLAPEDLAGYERFHADAQAIFERGFLELGYTHFGDMPTMLRVVPDLMRLDAVRTLFSFTSKYFQNPKMRQVFSFETLLVGGNPLSVPAIYAMIHFVEKTWGIHYAMGGTGALVDAFVRKFEELGGTLRLNAGVQEILVTDDRGRPVRRPGGKRVARGLRLESGEELHADIVVSNGDWANTYIKRVPAAARLVNSDVRVKAARQSMSLLVIYFGFRKEGPALNLRHHNIILGPRYEELLTEIFGKKVLGRDFSQYLHVPTLTDPTLAPEGHHAAYTLVPVPHNASGLDWNVEGPKLVERVFDFLEERGFIPNLRERLTHSEFITPDYFEGTLDSYLGNAFGPEPILVQSAYFRPHNRSEDVRNLYMVGAGAQPGGGTPSVMMSAKMTARLIAQDFGIHPSVRDGVPERHTADLAAD; from the coding sequence ATGACGCCTGACTCCACTCCCCTGCCCTCTGCCGCCCGCCGCAAGACAGCCCTGATCGTCGGGGCCGGAATCGGGGGCCTGTCCCTGGGTATCCGCCTGCAGTCGCTGGGTTTCGACACGACCATCGTCGAGCGCCTGGACCAGCCGGGCGGGCGCGCGTACCAGAAACGCACCCCGGACGGCTACGTGTTCGATATGGGCCCCACCGTGATCACCGTGCCGCACTTCATCGAGGAACTGTTCGCCCTGGAACGCGATAAAGGAATGCTGGGCGAGGCCGATTACCCCGCGCAGGTCCTCGCCCCGGACGCCCGCGTGCGTGAGGGCGAGAGCGGCGGCGAACGCACCCGCGACTACGTGAAGCTCGTGCCGATCCTGCCGTTCTACCGCATCTACTTCGATGACGGCACCTTCTTCGACTACGACGGCGATCCCCAGAGCACCCGGCGCCAGATCGCGGACCTCGCCCCGGAGGACCTTGCGGGTTACGAGCGTTTCCACGCGGACGCGCAGGCGATCTTCGAGCGCGGCTTCCTGGAACTGGGGTACACGCACTTCGGGGACATGCCGACCATGCTGCGGGTCGTGCCGGACCTGATGCGCCTGGACGCGGTCCGGACGCTGTTCTCGTTCACCAGCAAGTATTTCCAGAATCCCAAGATGCGGCAGGTGTTCTCGTTCGAGACGCTGCTGGTCGGCGGGAATCCCCTGAGTGTCCCGGCGATCTACGCGATGATTCACTTCGTGGAGAAGACCTGGGGCATTCACTACGCGATGGGCGGCACCGGCGCGCTCGTGGACGCCTTCGTGCGCAAGTTCGAGGAGCTGGGCGGCACGCTGCGCCTGAACGCCGGCGTGCAGGAGATCCTCGTGACCGACGACCGGGGCCGCCCGGTCCGCCGCCCCGGCGGGAAGCGCGTGGCGCGCGGCCTGCGTTTGGAGAGCGGTGAGGAGCTGCACGCGGACATCGTAGTCAGCAACGGCGACTGGGCGAACACGTACATCAAGCGCGTGCCGGCCGCCGCGCGCCTCGTGAACAGCGACGTGCGCGTGAAGGCCGCCCGCCAGAGCATGAGCCTGCTGGTGATCTACTTCGGGTTCCGCAAGGAGGGCCCGGCGCTGAACCTGCGCCACCACAACATCATCCTGGGGCCGCGCTACGAGGAGCTGCTCACGGAGATCTTCGGGAAGAAGGTGCTGGGCCGCGACTTCAGCCAGTACCTGCACGTCCCCACCCTGACCGACCCCACCCTGGCCCCCGAGGGGCATCACGCTGCGTACACCCTAGTGCCCGTGCCGCACAATGCCAGCGGCCTCGACTGGAACGTGGAAGGCCCGAAACTGGTGGAGCGCGTGTTCGACTTTCTGGAGGAACGCGGGTTCATTCCGAACCTGCGCGAGCGGCTGACCCACAGTGAGTTCATCACGCCCGACTACTTCGAGGGAACGCTCGACAGCTACCTCGGGAACGCCTTCGGACCCGAGCCAATCCTGGTGCAGAGCGCGTACTTCCGCCCGCACAACCGCAGCGAGGACGTCCGGAACCTCTACATGGTCGGCGCGGGCGCGCAGCCCGGCGGCGGGACACCCAGCGTCATGATGAGCGCAAAGATGACCGCCCGCCTGATCGCGCAGGACTTCGGCATTCACCCCAGCGTCCGTGACGGCGTCCCCGAACGGCACACGGCCGACCTGGCCGCCGACTGA
- a CDS encoding DUF2256 domain-containing protein — MPRQERTFGGGRPPSQRPSKTCAQCGLPFMWRKKWERDWETVKYCSDRCRAAAKRARE; from the coding sequence ATGCCCCGCCAGGAACGCACCTTCGGAGGCGGACGCCCGCCCAGCCAGCGCCCCAGCAAAACCTGCGCCCAGTGCGGCCTCCCCTTCATGTGGCGCAAGAAATGGGAGCGCGACTGGGAGACCGTCAAATACTGCTCGGACCGCTGCCGCGCCGCCGCCAAACGGGCCCGCGAGTGA
- a CDS encoding phytoene/squalene synthase family protein, protein MTFTSASPPGLDRAVAHCQDVTREHSKTFYLGSRFFPTAQRRAVWAVYAACRDGDDTVDELDGHAAQLGLDLWWTRVQGAFAGRPGDHPIDLALAWAAREYPIPLSAFAELHEGLRMDLRGHEYHSMADLILYCRRVAGVVGFMIAPVSGYSGGERTLHAALMLGQAMQLTNILRDVGEDLTRGRVYLPSELLAEFHVSRADIERGVVTPEYRALMRHLSALAREWYAEGRQGIPCLHGSARLAVATAARAYEGILDDLARNDFDNFGRRAHVSGPRKLLMLPQAWWELRTAPAPLS, encoded by the coding sequence CTGACCTTCACCTCCGCATCCCCCCCCGGACTCGACCGGGCCGTGGCGCACTGTCAGGACGTGACGCGGGAGCACAGCAAGACCTTCTACCTGGGGTCGCGCTTCTTCCCCACCGCGCAGCGCCGCGCCGTGTGGGCCGTGTACGCCGCCTGCCGCGACGGCGACGACACCGTGGACGAACTGGACGGCCACGCCGCGCAGCTGGGTCTGGACCTGTGGTGGACGCGCGTGCAGGGCGCGTTCGCGGGCCGCCCCGGTGACCACCCGATCGACCTGGCACTCGCCTGGGCGGCCCGGGAGTACCCCATCCCGCTCTCCGCGTTTGCCGAACTGCACGAGGGACTGCGCATGGACCTGCGCGGACACGAGTACCACAGCATGGCCGACCTGATCCTGTACTGCCGCCGCGTGGCGGGCGTGGTGGGATTCATGATTGCGCCCGTCAGCGGCTACAGCGGCGGCGAGCGCACCCTGCACGCCGCGCTGATGCTGGGACAGGCGATGCAGCTCACGAACATCCTGCGGGACGTCGGCGAGGATCTCACGCGCGGCCGGGTGTACCTGCCCTCGGAGCTGCTGGCCGAATTCCACGTGAGCCGCGCCGATATCGAGCGCGGCGTGGTGACGCCCGAGTACCGCGCGCTGATGCGCCACCTGAGCGCCCTGGCCCGCGAGTGGTACGCCGAGGGCCGCCAGGGGATCCCCTGCCTGCACGGCAGCGCCCGGCTGGCCGTGGCGACCGCCGCCCGCGCGTACGAGGGGATCCTGGACGACCTTGCCCGGAACGACTTCGACAATTTTGGCCGCCGCGCGCACGTGAGCGGCCCCCGTAAACTGCTGATGCTGCCGCAGGCCTGGTGGGAACTGCGCACTGCGCCCGCGCCCCTCTCCTGA
- a CDS encoding O-acetylhomoserine aminocarboxypropyltransferase/cysteine synthase family protein → MAHKFETLQVHAGQKPDPTTGAQQTPIYPTNSYVFQSPEHAADLFGLRQFGNIYSRIMNPTNAVFEERVAALEGGVGALAVASGHAAQFLAITNVAQAGDNIVSSPNLYGGTVNQFRVTLKRLGIEVRFTSRDERPEEFAALIDDRTRALYLETIGNPALNIPDFEAIAAAAHAQGVAVIVDNTFGAGGYYCQPLRHGADVVLHSASKWIGGHGNGIGGVIVDGGTFDWGNGRYPLMTEPSPSYHGLNFWETFGAGNALGLPNVAFIIRARTEGLRDLGPTLAPQQAWQFLQGLETLSLRAERHAHNALALASWLASHPDVARVTYPGLSNHPHYDRAQHYLPRGGGAVLTFELRGGSAAGEAFIRSVALAQHVANVGDTRTLVIHPVSTTHSQLEEAAQRAAGVTPGLVRVSVGIEHIDDIREDFAQALAAALVEAGDTVGEDA, encoded by the coding sequence ATGGCGCACAAATTCGAGACGTTGCAGGTTCACGCGGGGCAGAAGCCCGATCCCACCACGGGCGCGCAGCAGACGCCCATCTACCCCACGAACAGTTACGTGTTCCAGTCGCCGGAGCACGCGGCGGATCTGTTCGGTCTGCGGCAGTTCGGGAACATCTACAGCCGCATCATGAATCCCACGAACGCCGTGTTTGAGGAGCGCGTGGCGGCGCTGGAGGGCGGCGTAGGGGCGCTGGCGGTCGCCAGTGGGCACGCCGCGCAGTTCCTGGCGATCACGAACGTCGCGCAGGCGGGGGACAACATCGTGTCCAGCCCGAACCTGTACGGCGGGACCGTGAACCAGTTCCGCGTGACCCTAAAACGCCTGGGTATCGAGGTGCGCTTCACCAGCCGCGACGAGCGGCCCGAGGAGTTCGCTGCACTGATCGATGACCGCACCCGCGCCCTGTACCTGGAAACCATCGGAAACCCGGCGCTGAACATCCCGGACTTCGAGGCGATCGCGGCCGCCGCGCACGCGCAGGGCGTCGCGGTGATCGTGGACAACACCTTCGGCGCCGGCGGGTACTACTGCCAGCCCCTCAGGCACGGCGCGGACGTGGTGCTGCACTCGGCGAGCAAGTGGATCGGCGGGCACGGCAACGGGATCGGCGGCGTGATCGTGGACGGCGGCACCTTCGACTGGGGGAACGGCCGCTACCCGCTGATGACCGAACCCAGCCCCAGCTACCACGGCCTGAACTTCTGGGAGACCTTCGGCGCGGGCAACGCGCTGGGATTGCCAAACGTGGCCTTCATCATCCGCGCGCGCACCGAGGGCCTGCGTGACCTGGGCCCCACGCTGGCGCCGCAGCAGGCATGGCAGTTCCTGCAGGGCCTGGAAACCCTGAGCCTGCGCGCCGAGCGGCACGCGCACAATGCGCTCGCGCTGGCCTCCTGGCTGGCGTCGCATCCGGACGTGGCCCGCGTCACCTACCCCGGGCTGAGCAACCATCCGCACTACGACCGCGCGCAGCATTACCTGCCGCGCGGTGGGGGCGCCGTGCTGACCTTCGAACTGCGCGGCGGGAGCGCGGCGGGCGAGGCGTTCATCCGCTCGGTCGCGCTGGCGCAGCACGTGGCGAACGTGGGGGACACCCGCACGCTGGTCATCCACCCGGTCAGCACCACGCACAGCCAGCTGGAGGAGGCCGCGCAGCGCGCCGCCGGGGTCACGCCGGGACTAGTGCGCGTGTCGGTAGGCATCGAGCACATCGACGACATCCGCGAGGATTTCGCGCAGGCCCTGGCTGCCGCGCTGGTTGAAGCAGGCGACACCGTCGGAGAGGACGCGTGA
- a CDS encoding gluconokinase, which yields MTLHPIPLRVVVMGVSGSGKSTLGRALGAALHAPFLDGDDYHTPAARARMHAGHGLTDEERAPWLRTLRAQLDEHSRVVLACSALKRTYRDTLRAPGTHFLYLNVPEPLLRERLVHRAGHYAGADLLPSQLATLEPPQADEHDLHILSVTPGDTPEQLLAHALTALKVT from the coding sequence GTGACCCTGCACCCCATTCCCCTGCGCGTGGTCGTCATGGGTGTGTCCGGCAGCGGCAAGAGCACCCTCGGCCGCGCGCTGGGCGCCGCGCTGCACGCCCCATTCCTGGACGGCGATGACTACCACACCCCCGCAGCCCGCGCCCGCATGCACGCCGGACACGGCCTGACCGACGAGGAGCGCGCGCCCTGGCTGCGGACCCTGCGCGCCCAGCTTGATGAGCATAGCCGCGTCGTGCTGGCCTGCTCCGCCCTGAAGCGCACCTACCGCGACACGCTCCGCGCACCCGGCACGCACTTCCTGTACCTGAATGTCCCTGAGCCCCTCCTGCGTGAACGCCTCGTGCACCGCGCCGGGCACTACGCGGGCGCGGACCTGCTGCCCTCCCAGCTGGCCACGCTGGAGCCCCCGCAGGCCGATGAGCACGACCTCCACATCCTCTCGGTCACGCCCGGCGACACCCCCGAACAGCTCCTAGCACACGCCCTTACCGCACTCAAGGTCACCTGA
- a CDS encoding ribonuclease HII has protein sequence MTRPSVTPDWSYEREHWRRGYFRVAGVDEAGRGAWAGPVTVAAVILPGTAAEHAFRDSKQLSAAQREAFAAQVREVAVSWAVEHAWPDEIDRLNILGATHAAAQRALARLDPAPQALVTDYLKLRTDLPLTAPPRADALSYSVAAASLLAKTERDRLMLDLDAQHPGYGFAGHKGYGAPAHRAALRDLGVSEVHRRSFAPIRALLNEPERLL, from the coding sequence ATGACCCGACCCTCCGTCACCCCCGACTGGTCCTATGAACGCGAGCACTGGCGGCGCGGGTACTTCCGCGTGGCGGGCGTGGACGAAGCCGGGCGCGGCGCGTGGGCGGGTCCGGTGACGGTTGCGGCCGTGATCCTGCCAGGCACGGCGGCGGAGCACGCGTTCCGGGACAGCAAGCAGTTGAGCGCCGCGCAGCGTGAGGCGTTCGCGGCGCAGGTGCGCGAGGTCGCGGTGAGCTGGGCGGTGGAGCACGCCTGGCCGGACGAGATTGACCGCCTGAACATCCTGGGCGCGACGCACGCAGCGGCTCAGCGAGCCTTGGCGCGACTGGACCCGGCCCCGCAGGCGCTGGTCACGGACTACCTGAAGCTGCGCACGGACCTGCCCCTGACGGCCCCACCCCGGGCGGATGCGCTGAGTTACTCGGTGGCCGCCGCGAGCCTGCTGGCGAAAACGGAACGCGACCGGCTGATGCTGGACCTCGACGCGCAGCATCCCGGCTACGGTTTCGCGGGGCACAAGGGGTACGGCGCGCCCGCCCACCGCGCGGCGCTGCGCGACCTGGGCGTCAGTGAGGTGCACCGCCGGTCTTTCGCGCCGATCCGGGCGCTGTTGAACGAGCCCGAGCGGCTGCTGTAA
- a CDS encoding homoserine O-acetyltransferase family protein, whose protein sequence is MTALTHPAPTPFLLTAPDDTPERCQVPERPRLRVARLFRTQPLLLDCGVPVSDVRLAYHTYGTPQDTATLVLHALTGTSAVHEWWPDFLGDGKPLDPTRDYVICANVLGGCAGSSGPADLPPLGGQDAPLTLRDLARAGRALLEQLGVKRVRIVGGSMGGMLAYAWLLECPDLIEKAVIIGAPARHSPWAIGLNTAARSAIRAAPGGEGLKVARQIAMLSYRSPESFAATQAGQRAPGVPAITSYLHHQGEKLQARFCERTYVALTGAMDAFQPSDAELRTIRTPVLAVGISSDQLYPAAEVQASAALLPHAQYVELNSIHGHDAFLMDAGDLPEQVSGFLTA, encoded by the coding sequence GTGACCGCCCTGACGCACCCCGCCCCCACCCCCTTCCTGCTGACCGCGCCGGACGACACGCCCGAACGATGTCAGGTGCCGGAGCGCCCCCGCCTGCGGGTCGCGCGGCTGTTCCGCACCCAGCCGCTGCTGCTCGACTGCGGCGTGCCCGTCAGTGACGTGCGCCTCGCTTACCACACCTATGGGACGCCGCAGGACACCGCCACGCTGGTCCTGCACGCCCTGACCGGCACGAGCGCCGTGCACGAGTGGTGGCCGGACTTTCTGGGTGACGGGAAACCCCTGGACCCCACCCGGGACTACGTGATCTGCGCGAACGTTCTGGGCGGCTGCGCGGGCAGCAGCGGCCCCGCCGACCTGCCCCCCCTGGGTGGCCAGGACGCCCCGCTGACCCTGCGCGACCTGGCCCGCGCGGGCCGCGCCCTGCTGGAGCAGCTGGGCGTGAAGCGTGTGCGGATCGTGGGCGGCAGCATGGGCGGCATGCTCGCGTACGCGTGGCTGCTCGAATGCCCGGACCTCATCGAGAAGGCTGTGATCATCGGCGCCCCGGCCCGCCACTCCCCGTGGGCCATCGGCCTGAACACCGCCGCCCGCAGCGCCATCCGCGCCGCGCCCGGCGGAGAGGGGCTGAAGGTCGCGCGGCAGATCGCCATGCTCTCCTACCGCAGCCCCGAGAGTTTCGCCGCCACCCAGGCCGGGCAGCGCGCCCCGGGCGTCCCCGCCATCACGTCGTACCTGCACCACCAGGGCGAGAAGCTTCAGGCGCGCTTCTGCGAACGCACGTACGTCGCCCTGACGGGCGCGATGGACGCCTTCCAGCCCAGTGACGCGGAACTGCGGACCATCCGCACGCCCGTCCTGGCCGTCGGGATCAGCAGTGACCAGCTGTACCCGGCCGCCGAGGTGCAGGCCAGCGCGGCGCTCCTCCCCCACGCGCAGTACGTAGAGCTGAACAGCATCCACGGGCACGACGCGTTCCTGATGGACGCGGGCGACCTGCCGGAGCAGGTCAGCGGGTTCCTGACCGCCTGA
- a CDS encoding 3'-5' exonuclease → MNVVVFDLETTGLSPERDGIVEIGAVRIVDGQVDETQRYETLVRPTTAGGDAMLIPWRAEQVHGISNAMVRAAPTIQEVLPEFLEFVNGWPVVAHNIGFDAGFMRANAARSGLNWNPQAEYCTVQLSRRAFPKERAHNLTVLAERLGLNFAPGGRHRSFGDVQVTAQAYLRLMELLRQKQT, encoded by the coding sequence GTGAATGTTGTTGTGTTCGACCTGGAAACCACGGGCCTCTCGCCGGAACGAGACGGCATCGTCGAGATCGGCGCGGTGCGCATCGTGGACGGTCAGGTGGACGAAACGCAGCGCTACGAGACGCTGGTGCGCCCCACCACCGCGGGCGGCGACGCGATGCTGATCCCCTGGCGCGCTGAGCAGGTCCACGGCATCAGCAACGCGATGGTCCGCGCCGCGCCCACCATCCAGGAAGTCCTGCCCGAATTCCTGGAGTTCGTGAACGGCTGGCCGGTCGTGGCGCACAACATCGGCTTCGACGCCGGATTCATGCGCGCCAACGCTGCCCGCAGCGGCCTGAACTGGAACCCGCAGGCGGAGTACTGCACTGTGCAACTCTCCCGCCGCGCCTTCCCGAAAGAACGCGCGCACAACCTGACCGTGCTGGCCGAGCGGCTGGGCCTGAATTTCGCGCCCGGCGGCCGGCACCGCTCCTTCGGGGACGTGCAGGTCACCGCGCAGGCCTACCTGCGCCTGATGGAACTGCTCCGGCAGAAGCAGACCTGA
- a CDS encoding family 16 glycosylhydrolase: MPRFAMPLLLPLTLLLGACNLTNASTTSPVWQDEFSGSSLDPSKWSHQTGNGFIAGPDYIAGWGNNELEYYTDRPSNVTVQGGNLVITARKETFTGPAGTTTGTFDWTSGRVRTAGKFSRTYGRFEIRAKFPRGRGLWPAIWMLPEEPSPYASWAANGEIDIAEGWGSKPTELAHTIHYGGVWPNNVYASQAVNYPNGGTMDQWHTYALEWTPGKIQWFIDGQLTSERSQWWSAKNNPPSSDADLNAWPAPFDRPFYLLLNLAVGGNFDGNPDATTPAQAQMLVDYVRVYGMQNETGSAGPRPDMTYPWTPKPARAALPDGNLVYNGSFDWVDSDPHVTPDTSSLPGVTSSKFWTMYTGGGEATLSNDTTQGNALKADVTNPGNVNYAVQVRQDGLNIEQGGKYEVSFDTWAQAARPMMLKVGGGPDRGYAAYSGEQTVQIGTTKERKTVTFDMKATTDAAARLEFNLGNAGTGPVWIDNVVVRRLGNAAGARPPAPDGNLLYNAAFTQDATATTPGIAGVPGTAYWTTWSNDATGLNTSVSSGAVTLNVTHVDPANNWHVQLNQTEVPLTAGKSYTLTFKGRASDAREVAVVIGENGGSFARYLDAKAALGTTEQPFTYTFTAPVSNVAAQFQILGAVGATGSDYSLSFRDFRLVQNN; encoded by the coding sequence ATGCCCCGCTTCGCCATGCCCCTCCTGCTTCCCCTGACCCTGCTGCTCGGCGCGTGCAACCTCACCAACGCCAGCACCACCAGCCCCGTGTGGCAGGACGAATTCAGCGGCTCCAGCCTCGACCCCAGCAAGTGGAGCCACCAGACGGGCAACGGCTTCATCGCCGGACCTGATTACATCGCCGGATGGGGCAACAACGAACTCGAGTACTACACCGACCGGCCCAGCAACGTCACGGTGCAGGGCGGCAACCTCGTCATCACCGCCAGGAAGGAGACCTTCACCGGCCCGGCCGGGACCACCACGGGCACCTTCGACTGGACATCCGGCCGCGTCCGCACCGCCGGGAAGTTCAGCCGCACATACGGCCGCTTCGAGATCCGCGCCAAGTTCCCCAGGGGCCGCGGCCTGTGGCCCGCCATCTGGATGCTGCCCGAGGAACCCAGCCCCTACGCCAGCTGGGCGGCGAACGGCGAGATCGACATTGCCGAGGGCTGGGGCAGCAAACCCACCGAACTGGCGCACACCATCCACTACGGCGGCGTGTGGCCCAACAACGTGTACGCCAGTCAGGCGGTGAACTACCCGAACGGCGGCACGATGGACCAGTGGCACACCTACGCCCTGGAGTGGACGCCCGGCAAGATCCAGTGGTTCATTGACGGGCAGCTCACCAGTGAGCGCAGCCAGTGGTGGAGCGCGAAGAACAACCCACCCAGCAGCGATGCGGACCTGAACGCCTGGCCCGCGCCCTTCGACCGGCCCTTCTACCTGCTGCTGAACCTCGCCGTGGGCGGCAACTTCGACGGCAACCCGGACGCGACGACCCCGGCCCAGGCGCAGATGCTGGTCGATTACGTCCGCGTGTACGGCATGCAGAACGAGACCGGCAGCGCCGGGCCGCGCCCCGACATGACCTACCCCTGGACGCCCAAACCGGCCCGGGCCGCGCTGCCCGACGGGAACCTCGTGTACAACGGTTCGTTCGACTGGGTGGACAGCGATCCGCACGTGACGCCCGACACGAGCTCACTGCCCGGCGTGACCAGCAGCAAGTTCTGGACGATGTATACCGGCGGCGGCGAGGCGACCTTGAGCAACGACACCACGCAGGGGAACGCCCTGAAAGCGGACGTCACGAACCCAGGCAACGTCAACTACGCCGTGCAGGTGCGGCAGGATGGCCTGAACATCGAGCAGGGCGGCAAGTACGAGGTGTCGTTCGATACCTGGGCGCAGGCGGCCCGGCCCATGATGCTCAAGGTGGGCGGCGGGCCGGACCGCGGGTACGCCGCGTACTCCGGCGAGCAGACCGTGCAGATCGGCACTACTAAGGAACGCAAGACCGTCACCTTCGACATGAAGGCCACGACGGACGCCGCCGCCCGCCTGGAATTCAACCTGGGCAACGCCGGCACCGGCCCGGTCTGGATTGACAACGTGGTCGTCCGGCGCCTCGGGAACGCCGCGGGCGCGCGCCCACCCGCCCCGGACGGCAACCTGCTGTACAACGCGGCGTTCACGCAGGACGCCACAGCCACCACTCCGGGCATTGCGGGCGTGCCCGGCACGGCCTACTGGACCACCTGGAGCAACGACGCGACCGGCCTGAACACCAGCGTCAGCAGCGGCGCGGTCACGCTGAACGTCACGCACGTGGACCCCGCGAACAACTGGCACGTGCAGCTGAACCAGACCGAGGTGCCGCTGACCGCCGGGAAGTCCTACACCCTGACGTTCAAGGGCCGCGCCAGCGACGCCCGCGAGGTCGCCGTGGTCATCGGCGAGAACGGCGGCAGCTTCGCCCGTTACCTGGACGCCAAGGCCGCCCTGGGCACCACAGAGCAGCCCTTCACATACACGTTCACGGCACCCGTCTCGAACGTCGCCGCGCAGTTCCAGATTCTGGGCGCGGTGGGCGCCACGGGCAGCGACTACAGCCTGAGCTTCCGGGACTTCCGCCTCGTGCAGAACAACTGA
- a CDS encoding MOSC domain-containing protein — MTIQQPEVIAVARDGTHRFSKTPQPGITLLTGLGVQGDAHAGVTVQHRSRVCADPTQPNLRQVHLIHAELFDQVAADGFRVQPADLGENITTRGLDLLALPRGTRLTFPSGAAVEVTGLRNPCAQIDAFQSGLMRRLIGTDDAGAPVFLAGVMGVVLEGGEVTPGDAILVTLPPEPHEALRRV; from the coding sequence ATGACGATCCAGCAGCCTGAGGTCATCGCCGTCGCGCGGGACGGCACGCACCGCTTCAGCAAGACGCCGCAGCCGGGAATCACGCTGCTGACGGGGCTGGGTGTGCAGGGCGACGCGCACGCGGGCGTGACGGTGCAACACCGCTCGCGCGTGTGTGCGGACCCCACGCAGCCGAACCTGCGGCAGGTGCACCTGATTCACGCCGAACTGTTCGATCAGGTTGCGGCGGACGGCTTCCGGGTGCAACCGGCCGACCTCGGGGAGAACATCACCACGCGCGGACTGGACCTGCTGGCCCTGCCGCGCGGCACGCGGCTGACCTTCCCGTCCGGCGCGGCGGTCGAGGTGACCGGCCTGCGCAACCCCTGCGCGCAGATCGACGCGTTCCAGTCGGGCCTCATGCGCCGCCTGATCGGCACGGACGACGCGGGCGCCCCGGTGTTCCTAGCCGGGGTGATGGGCGTCGTGCTGGAGGGAGGCGAGGTGACGCCCGGTGACGCGATCCTCGTGACGCTGCCGCCGGAACCGCACGAGGCCTTACGGCGAGTGTAG